From Cheilinus undulatus linkage group 17, ASM1832078v1, whole genome shotgun sequence, one genomic window encodes:
- the ch25hl2 gene encoding cholesterol 25-hydroxylase-like protein 2, which translates to MSTSRLLTTLFWMSDGNNVTEDWTQGLVLQPAWDYLHKNHHDLLRSPLFPVVLSVSTYFVLVGLYTILDLLAPTWPCINRYRLHPERPVTWPNIWTTLGVTIYNHVFYIFPSAVAQWMWRPPTPLPAEAPTLWSFFLGIIGCMVVFDFQYYLWHLLHHRIPWLYRTFHAVHHQYNQPFSLVTQYLSGWELFSVGFWTTVDPILLQCHCLTTWSFMVFNIYVSTEDHCGYNFPWALHNLVPFGLWGGAPKHDTHHQRPGTNFAPFFSHWDWLGGTNVVPAISSHAAAATGEEEMKGRKD; encoded by the coding sequence ATGAGCACAAGCAGGTTACTCACAACTTTATTCTGGATGTCGGATGGGAATAACGTGACCGAGGACTGGACCCAGGGCTTGGTCCTGCAGCCAGCCTGGGACTACCTCCACAAGAACCACCATGACCTCTTAAGGAGTCCGCTCTTCCCTGTCGTCCTCTCCGTCTCAACCTACTTTGTCCTGGTTGGTCTTTACACCATCCTGGACTTGCTTGCACCCACTTGGCCTTGCATCAACCGTTACAGGCTTCACCCTGAGCGCCCTGTCACCTGGCCTAACATCTGGACGACCCTAGGTGTCACCATCTACAACCACGTCTTCTACATCTTCCCTTCTGCGGTTGCTCAGTGGATGTGGAGGCCACCCACACCGCTTCCTGCAGAGGCTCCCACTCTCTGGAGCTTCTTCCTTGGGATCATCGGCTGCATGGTGGTCTTCGACTTCCAGTATTACCTTTGGCACTTGCTGCACCATCGCATTCCATGGCTTTACCGCACCTTCCACGCTGTGCACCACCAGTACAACCAGCCCTTCAGCCTCGTCACCCAGTATCTCTCCGGCTGGGAGTTGTTCAGCGTTGGATTCTGGACTACGGTTGACCCCATCCTGCTCCAGTGCCACTGCCTCACCACGTGGAGCTTCATGGTCTTTAATATCTACGTCTCCACCGAGGACCACTGCGGCTACAACTTCCCCTGGGCTTTGCACAACCTGGTGCCCTTTGGCCTCTGGGGTGGCGCCCCAAAGCACGACACGCACCACCAGCGGCCCGGCACTAACTTTGCCCCTTTCTTCTCTCACTGGGACTGGCTGGGGGGCACCAATGTCGTGCCAGCAATCTCGAGCCACGCTGCTGCAGCGACGGGAGAGGAAGAGATGAAAGGGAGGAAAGACTAA